CATGAAGTACAAATATTTTTAATGAGTGCTGGGGTTGAAATCGAAAAGATTGAACATCCAAAATATAACGCTAAAGTTCAAATTGACGAATTTTTTAAGAATAATGGCAAGGTTTTGGCTTGTGGTACTTGTATTAAATCAAGAGAACAAGAGGAATCAGA
This window of the Candidatus Delongbacteria bacterium genome carries:
- a CDS encoding DsrE family protein, giving the protein MKLGIIIETNEPEKAWNGVRFANTALKNGHEVQIFLMSAGVEIEKIEHPKYNAKVQIDEFFKNNGKVLACGTCIKSREQEESDVCPISTMIDCLKMVEWAEKVITF